Proteins encoded together in one Candidatus Xianfuyuplasma coldseepsis window:
- the fsa gene encoding fructose-6-phosphate aldolase — MKIFIDTANVDHIREMADIGILSGVTTNPTLIAKEGRDFLEVIKEITEIVDGPISGEVISLEAEGMVKEGIEISKIHPNMVVKIPLTSEGLKATKELSKLGIKTNVTLVFSANQALLAATAGATYVSPFVGRLEDTLHDGIEVVADIRRIFDQYNFKTEIISASIRTPKQMADSALVGAHIATVPYEVLRKAITHPLTDKGIKAFMDDWNAVFNKK, encoded by the coding sequence ATGAAAATTTTTATTGATACTGCAAATGTCGACCACATTCGTGAAATGGCTGATATCGGAATCTTATCCGGTGTCACAACCAACCCAACACTCATTGCCAAAGAAGGTCGTGATTTTCTTGAAGTCATCAAGGAAATAACGGAAATTGTCGATGGACCAATCAGTGGTGAAGTCATCAGTTTAGAAGCCGAAGGCATGGTCAAAGAGGGTATTGAAATTAGTAAGATACACCCGAATATGGTTGTCAAGATCCCTTTAACCTCTGAAGGACTCAAGGCAACAAAAGAATTATCAAAACTTGGTATTAAAACCAATGTTACCTTAGTGTTCTCTGCCAACCAAGCATTGCTTGCCGCTACTGCTGGTGCAACCTATGTCAGTCCATTTGTTGGACGATTGGAAGATACCTTGCATGATGGAATTGAAGTGGTTGCAGATATCAGACGCATCTTTGATCAATATAATTTTAAAACGGAAATCATCAGTGCATCGATTCGCACACCGAAACAAATGGCCGACAGTGCCCTAGTTGGTGCTCATATTGCAACCGTACCTTATGAGGTACTAAGAAAAGCCATTACTCATCCACTAACAGACAAAGGAATTAAAGCATTCATGGATGACTGGAATGCCGTATTCAATAAAAAATAG
- the def gene encoding peptide deformylase, whose product MLLMKDIIREGHPTLAQRSEDVSIPLDDTTKTTLKEMMEFLENSQDPEIGEELGLRAGVGLAAPQINIKKRMIAILTTDEMNEKLYKLLLVNPTIISHSEALTYLPGGEGCLSVDREVTGLVPRYKKIRVRAYQYLPDTDELRKVVIKVQGYVGIVIQHEIDHLNGVLFVDKLEEMLPGVEPVVFPEVEEEEME is encoded by the coding sequence ATGTTATTAATGAAAGATATAATTCGTGAAGGTCACCCAACATTAGCACAGCGTAGCGAGGATGTTTCGATTCCGCTGGACGATACAACCAAAACAACCTTAAAAGAGATGATGGAATTCTTAGAAAACTCTCAAGATCCAGAAATTGGTGAAGAACTTGGTTTACGTGCTGGTGTTGGATTAGCAGCCCCTCAAATCAATATAAAGAAACGAATGATTGCCATTCTTACAACCGATGAAATGAATGAAAAACTGTATAAATTATTGTTGGTGAATCCTACGATAATCTCCCACTCTGAAGCCTTAACATATCTCCCTGGTGGTGAAGGTTGCTTAAGTGTTGATCGCGAAGTGACTGGATTGGTTCCACGCTACAAAAAAATCCGCGTTCGCGCATACCAATACCTACCAGATACTGATGAACTACGGAAAGTCGTTATTAAAGTTCAAGGGTATGTAGGCATCGTTATCCAACATGAAATTGATCATTTAAACGGCGTATTATTCGTCGATAAATTAGAAGAAATGCTTCCCGGAGTAGAACCTGTCGTCTTCCCGGAAGTTGAAGAAGAGGAGATGGAGTAA
- a CDS encoding 6-phosphofructokinase, with protein sequence MSKKIRKIRIITGGGDCSGLNAVINGITKTAVNKYGLEVVGFTRGFAGLYKNDYRPLGLRSVSGIMHEGGTILKSSNKDNLFNYPYRNADGTIVYKDVSDEAVQNLKYLGIDALIVIGGDGTLTSARDFARKGIPVVGVPKTIDNDLPATDVTFGYNTSLETITDALDKIHTTAYSHDRVMVVEVMGRHSGWLALEGGLAGSADVILIPEIPYDLSSVVEKIRQRDAFGRNFSIIVVSEGAKPKDGEVHVREIVEDSADSVRLGGIGQVITDQLAKLVPEHEVRYTNLAYIQRGGITSQFDRALGLLFGVNAVDLLMNGGSGRMVQLKSRKITSIPLTEVVGDGPVGETSRGGGKTVDPDGQYVQAAKSIGICFGDRYRFEEADE encoded by the coding sequence ATGAGTAAAAAAATTAGAAAAATCAGGATTATCACCGGTGGTGGAGACTGTAGTGGGTTAAATGCTGTCATCAACGGTATTACCAAAACTGCAGTGAACAAATACGGTCTTGAAGTTGTAGGATTTACCCGTGGTTTCGCGGGATTATACAAAAATGATTATCGCCCGCTTGGATTACGTAGTGTATCGGGTATTATGCATGAGGGTGGAACAATATTAAAATCGTCCAATAAGGACAATTTGTTTAATTACCCTTATCGGAATGCCGATGGTACGATTGTGTATAAAGATGTTTCCGATGAAGCGGTTCAAAATTTGAAATATCTTGGAATTGACGCGTTAATTGTTATCGGTGGTGATGGGACATTAACCAGTGCTCGTGACTTTGCACGAAAAGGAATCCCTGTTGTTGGTGTACCTAAAACAATCGATAATGATCTCCCGGCAACGGACGTTACTTTCGGGTACAATACGTCATTAGAAACGATTACCGATGCCCTTGATAAGATTCACACAACGGCCTATTCTCACGACCGGGTAATGGTTGTTGAAGTCATGGGACGTCATAGTGGATGGCTTGCCCTAGAAGGTGGGCTTGCAGGTAGTGCAGATGTAATATTAATACCGGAAATTCCCTATGATTTAAGCAGTGTCGTTGAAAAGATACGTCAACGTGATGCTTTTGGACGAAATTTCAGTATTATCGTTGTCAGTGAAGGTGCAAAACCAAAAGATGGTGAAGTGCATGTTCGTGAAATCGTTGAAGATAGTGCCGATAGTGTTCGTCTTGGTGGAATTGGACAAGTGATTACCGATCAATTAGCGAAACTAGTACCAGAACACGAAGTACGCTATACCAACTTAGCCTATATTCAACGTGGTGGAATCACATCACAATTTGACCGTGCACTAGGATTATTATTTGGTGTCAATGCCGTTGATTTGCTAATGAATGGCGGTAGTGGACGCATGGTTCAATTAAAATCACGAAAAATCACGTCAATTCCATTAACAGAAGTCGTTGGTGATGGTCCAGTTGGTGAAACCTCTCGAGGTGGCGGTAAAACCGTTGATCCAGATGGACAATATGTGCAAGCTGCAAAATCGATTGGTATCTGTTTTGGTGATCGTTACCGTTTTGAAGAAGCCGACGAGTAA
- a CDS encoding UPF0223 family protein, producing the protein MYTYPIDYDQFTTDEIIAIVEFLALVEEANTTKIDPHVLSAKHEQFRRIVNSISLEKQIDRAFEKVSGFSIFKTIKKYK; encoded by the coding sequence ATGTATACATATCCCATTGATTACGATCAGTTTACCACCGACGAAATCATCGCCATCGTGGAGTTTTTAGCTTTGGTAGAAGAAGCGAATACGACGAAGATTGATCCACATGTACTCAGTGCAAAGCATGAACAATTTCGTCGCATCGTCAATTCGATTTCGTTGGAAAAACAAATTGATCGTGCCTTTGAAAAAGTATCCGGCTTTTCGATATTTAAAACGATTAAAAAGTATAAATGA
- a CDS encoding zinc ribbon domain-containing protein, translating to MFCKKCGNQLENDAKFCPSCGEKVQQNYSAPRPFEQHSIDESQNYQYQKSAFKGKQVSTGTSGSISFGNKTKKKGLLGRIIKLAVVAAVIVVIASFFFGGSPITYVESGTGFDAANSELTGKTETFTTTTPEIYILFDYEDLEVGKTLYLNLFYEDETETDASYTMNVEDSVGWGYVSFVPTTTWAVGDYTLEFVIDEELIDTYEFSVE from the coding sequence GTGTTTTGTAAAAAATGTGGGAATCAATTAGAAAACGATGCGAAGTTTTGTCCTTCTTGTGGGGAAAAGGTGCAACAAAATTATTCGGCACCACGACCATTTGAACAACATAGTATCGATGAGAGTCAAAACTATCAATATCAAAAATCAGCATTTAAAGGAAAACAAGTATCAACAGGTACAAGCGGTAGTATTAGTTTTGGAAATAAGACGAAAAAGAAAGGGTTACTCGGGCGAATCATTAAATTGGCCGTTGTTGCTGCCGTAATCGTTGTGATTGCTAGTTTCTTCTTCGGTGGAAGTCCGATTACATATGTAGAGTCTGGAACCGGATTTGATGCTGCTAATAGTGAGTTGACAGGCAAAACGGAAACGTTCACCACAACTACACCAGAAATTTATATACTATTTGATTATGAGGATTTAGAAGTTGGTAAGACATTGTATTTAAATCTGTTTTATGAAGACGAAACCGAAACCGATGCATCGTACACGATGAATGTTGAAGATAGTGTTGGATGGGGGTATGTCTCCTTCGTACCCACCACGACCTGGGCGGTAGGAGATTATACGCTCGAATTTGTCATTGATGAAGAACTGATTGATACCTACGAATTCAGTGTGGAATAA
- a CDS encoding pseudouridine synthase, translated as MRLDRFVAMRKFGSRKDVSELIKKGLVSVNDQIITTPSKHIDETKDVVVVDGVVAPQEKTIVLMMNKPQGVVCANTDERHKTVLDLLEEPYSRYDLNIAGRLDIDTEGLVLLTNDGQLIHQLITPNKSVFKRYYVEVNQPFINPDILHSTYQIKDGKGELYQPQKAVVEVVDDTHFYLSIIEGKFHQIKRMVEHFGYQVTYLKRISIGDITLDDALDPGMYKEL; from the coding sequence ATGAGACTGGATCGATTTGTGGCGATGCGTAAGTTTGGATCTCGCAAAGATGTATCTGAGCTTATAAAAAAAGGATTAGTGAGCGTGAATGATCAAATCATTACTACACCATCCAAACATATTGATGAAACGAAGGATGTTGTCGTTGTTGATGGTGTAGTTGCACCACAAGAGAAAACGATTGTCCTGATGATGAATAAACCCCAAGGAGTCGTGTGTGCTAATACAGATGAACGTCACAAAACCGTACTGGATTTATTGGAAGAACCGTATTCGCGTTATGATTTGAACATTGCTGGTCGTCTTGATATCGATACGGAAGGATTGGTACTTCTTACCAATGATGGCCAATTGATTCATCAATTAATTACGCCGAATAAAAGCGTGTTTAAACGGTATTATGTGGAAGTGAACCAGCCGTTTATAAATCCCGACATATTACACTCCACCTATCAAATAAAGGATGGGAAAGGAGAACTGTATCAACCGCAAAAAGCTGTGGTAGAGGTGGTTGATGATACGCATTTTTATTTGTCGATTATCGAAGGAAAATTTCATCAAATCAAGCGTATGGTGGAACATTTTGGGTATCAAGTAACCTATTTAAAACGGATATCCATCGGCGATATTACATTGGATGATGCGCTGGATCCAGGCATGTATAAAGAGTTATAA